A region from the Dermacentor andersoni chromosome 11, qqDerAnde1_hic_scaffold, whole genome shotgun sequence genome encodes:
- the LOC126539406 gene encoding pancreatic triacylglycerol lipase-like, whose amino-acid sequence MHRHRGAALCALLAFAASLHHTVEESSSEQPQVKDKSWRCYDDLGCISVGGVFYHPLYRPMNFFPEERKVINTEFLVFTRQNPTQEDFLTWNSTVEEISRCHFNASLPTKIITHGWLDTIFFGSWLKDMKTAFLLVGDYNIIIVDWRGGNGLPYTQATANTRLVGAEIAVFIKKLQALFGAKPESFHILGHSLGAHVAGYAGERIPSLGRITGLDPAEPYFQKMPKEVRLDPTDAEFVDVVHTDGASFVIDILKGEGLGMYDPAGHVDFYPNGGIKMPGCEFSTRVFKFVTEGLVNGARAIGICHHQRAIDYVIESITDVHCPSLAFACSSYEMFEKGRCSDCGRDGSKCARMGMHSDGWKRFKNDSRSVRMFAATNREPPFCLFHYLVDVEMFNNPGASAASGDLILNLEGTRDSCDMKVNRGTVTLYPKAKYSFVAKTPVHVGDIKKAFITYKSNSLLNIFSAKMHLRKVKIMPMNKPTSRQQRTERTMVFCSTALGGLTSGRLTALSPC is encoded by the exons ATGCATCGGCATCGAGGAGCCGCTCTGTGTGCACTGCTAGCGTTTGCCGCCTCCCTTCATCACACGGTTGAAGAAAGCTCGTCTGAGCAACCTCAGGTCAAAG ACAAGTCTTGGCGATGTTACGACGATCTGGGCTGCATCAGCGTCGGCGGCGTGTTCTACCACCCGCTGTACCGGCCCATGAACTTCTTTCCAGAGGAACGAAAGGTAATAAACACGGAGTTTCTGGTGTTCACGCGCCAGAACCCGACGCAGGAAGATTTCCTCACATGGAACTCCACCGTGGAAGAGATCAGCCGCTGCCACTTCAACGCCAGCCTGCCGACCAAGATAATCACGCATGGTTGGCTTGACACCATTTTCTTCGGATCGTGGCTCAAG GACATGAAAACAGCCTTCCTACTGGTCGGAGACTACAACATCATCATCGTCGATTGGCGAGGGGGCAACGGCCTTCCGTACACGCAGGCTACAGCCAACACGAGACTGGTGGGAGCCGAAATCGCCGTGTTCATCAAGAAACTTCAG GCCCTCTTCGGCGCAAAACCCGAATCGTTCCACATACTCGGCCACAGCCTGGGTGCCCACGTTGCCGGCTATGCCGGTGAACGAATACCTAGTCTCGGACGAATCACAG GTCTGGACCCAGCCGAACCGTACTTCCAGAAGATGCCGAAGGAAGTCCGCCTTGATCCTACAGACGCCGAGTTCGTAGATGTCGTCCATACCGACGGCGCCTCGTTTGTCATCGACATAC TGAAAGGAGAAGGGCTCGGAATGTACGATCCCGCGGGTCACGTGGACTTCTACCCCAATGGAGGCATCAAGATGCCCGGATGCGAGTTCAGTACGAGAGTGTTCAAGTTCGTCACAGAAGGTCTGGTCAACG GTGCCCGCGCCATCGGCATTTGCCACCACCAGAGGGCAATCGACTACGTCATCGAGTCCATCACCGACGTGCACTGCCCGTCACTGGCGTTCGCCTGCTCCTCGTACGAGATGTTCGAGAAGGGCCGCTGCTCGGACTGCGGCCGCGACGGCTCCAAGTGCGCGCGCATGGGCATGCACTCCGACGGCTGGAAGCGCTTCAAGAACGACAGCCGCTCGGTGCGCATGTTCGCCGCGACGAACAGGGAGCCACCGTTCTGCC TATTCCACTACCTGGTGGACGTCGAGATGTTCAACAATCCGGGCGCTTCCGCTGCAAGCGGGGACTTGATTCTCAATCTCGAAGGAACGAGGGACAGTTGCGATATGAAAGTCAACAGAGG cactGTCACGCTGTACCCCAAGGCTAAGTACAGCTTCGTGGCTAAGACACCTGTACACGTCGGAGACATCAAGAAAGCATTCATCACGTACAAGAGCAACAGTCTCCTCAACATTTTCTCAGCGAAGATGCACCTGCGGAAAGTCAAAATCATGCCCATGAACAAGCCAACGAGCAGGCA gcAAAGAACAGAACGAACGATGGTTTTCTGCTCCACAGCTCTGGGCGGACTGACTTCCGGGAGGCTAACAGCCCTGTCACCGTGCTGA